The Dehalogenimonas sp. THU2 genome includes a region encoding these proteins:
- the carA gene encoding glutamine-hydrolyzing carbamoyl-phosphate synthase small subunit — MIKRAILVLADGSVYEGNSFGAEADAFGEVVFATSMTGYQEMLTDPSFAGQILIPTYPLIGNYGVNPADWESEKLQVRGFVVREECSEPSNYQCAGTVNDYLVQGGIPGIWGLDTRAITRKLRNHGVMMGMITSDKTPGQALELLRTTPDYGITDFVKEVSTREPYEWDSTDLPDDAPRVALLDLGCKFNIMRILKDHGCRVTAFPCTASAADMISINPDGIMLSPGPGDPELLDYATETVKTLVDGGKPMMGICLGNQLIAKAFGGRNFKLKFGHRGGNHPVKDLLNGRIHITAQNHGYAVDPESIESSGLEVTHVNLNDCTVEGMRHRTKPIFTIQYHSEASPGPLDNIYLFEQFMKMMGAAR; from the coding sequence ATGATCAAACGCGCCATATTAGTACTGGCAGACGGCAGCGTCTATGAGGGCAACAGTTTTGGGGCGGAAGCTGACGCCTTCGGCGAGGTGGTCTTTGCCACCAGCATGACCGGCTACCAGGAAATGCTAACCGATCCGTCATTCGCCGGGCAGATACTCATCCCCACCTATCCGCTCATCGGGAACTACGGAGTCAACCCCGCCGACTGGGAATCGGAAAAGTTGCAGGTGCGGGGCTTCGTTGTGCGCGAGGAATGCTCCGAACCCTCCAACTACCAGTGCGCCGGCACCGTCAACGATTATTTGGTTCAGGGCGGCATTCCCGGAATCTGGGGACTGGACACCCGAGCCATCACCCGTAAACTACGGAACCACGGCGTGATGATGGGCATGATCACTTCCGACAAGACACCAGGACAAGCCCTGGAATTGTTGCGAACCACGCCGGATTACGGTATCACCGATTTCGTGAAAGAGGTTTCCACCAGGGAACCATACGAGTGGGATTCCACCGATCTGCCCGACGATGCACCAAGAGTCGCCCTCCTGGACCTGGGCTGCAAATTTAATATCATGCGCATCTTGAAAGATCATGGCTGCCGCGTCACCGCCTTCCCCTGCACCGCCTCCGCGGCCGATATGATTTCGATCAACCCCGACGGCATCATGCTGTCCCCAGGCCCCGGCGACCCGGAACTCCTCGATTACGCTACCGAAACGGTGAAAACACTCGTTGACGGCGGCAAGCCTATGATGGGTATCTGCCTGGGCAACCAGCTTATCGCCAAGGCCTTCGGCGGACGAAACTTCAAACTTAAGTTCGGCCACCGCGGCGGCAACCATCCGGTAAAAGACCTCCTTAACGGCCGCATCCACATCACCGCCCAGAACCACGGTTATGCCGTCGACCCGGAATCTATCGAAAGCAGCGGGCTGGAGGTGACCCATGTCAACCTGAATGATTGCACAGTGGAGGGAATGCGGCACCGTACAAAGCCCATCTTCACCATCCAGTACCACAGCGAGGCTTCCCCGGGACCGCTGGATAATATCTATCTATTTGAACAGTTTATGAAAATGATGGGAGCCGCCAGATGA
- a CDS encoding ABC transporter ATP-binding protein yields the protein MIELITLTKKYPQASVPAVDRLSLTVESGEVVVLIGPSGCGKTTTLRMINRLIEPSSGRIIIDGQDVGARKPEDLRRSIGYAIQSVGLFPHMTVAGNISVVPELLNWDKYRIANRVSELLKLVGLKPDTYAGKYPHQLSGGEAQRIGVARALAADPPILLMDEPFGAVDPLTRERLQGQFLDIQRQLKKTVILVTHDLDEAIRLADRIAIMRAGELVQFDTPEAILSKPADKFVHDFVGSDRALKRLSRISIRPFIHPAPSVMIDATADEAASACLSCRWVWVTGRDSRLIGWLDRTALKPGVFSADVMEKVAVADLAVTDTASFREALSRMLSQGIKNLPVVDSEERLLGEVRMSDVEKATAETEP from the coding sequence ATGATCGAACTGATAACACTCACTAAAAAATACCCACAGGCAAGCGTACCGGCGGTTGATCGCCTGTCACTCACCGTTGAAAGCGGAGAAGTAGTTGTGCTTATCGGTCCCTCGGGATGCGGTAAAACCACGACTTTACGCATGATCAATCGTTTGATAGAGCCCTCCTCCGGCCGGATAATAATTGACGGGCAGGATGTCGGCGCCCGCAAACCGGAAGATTTAAGACGGTCCATCGGTTACGCCATCCAGAGCGTCGGGCTTTTTCCGCATATGACGGTAGCCGGCAATATTTCGGTAGTACCGGAACTTCTGAATTGGGATAAATACCGGATCGCCAATCGGGTAAGTGAGCTTTTGAAACTGGTAGGTCTCAAGCCGGACACCTACGCCGGGAAATACCCTCACCAGTTATCCGGCGGTGAAGCCCAGCGGATCGGTGTGGCCCGGGCGCTAGCCGCCGATCCTCCGATACTGCTGATGGACGAACCGTTCGGAGCGGTTGACCCGTTAACCCGCGAACGGCTCCAGGGACAGTTCCTGGATATCCAGCGCCAGCTTAAGAAAACGGTCATTCTGGTCACTCACGATCTCGACGAAGCCATCCGCCTGGCTGATCGGATCGCCATCATGCGAGCTGGAGAACTCGTGCAGTTTGACACACCGGAGGCAATTTTAAGTAAACCGGCTGATAAATTCGTCCATGACTTTGTGGGTTCAGACCGGGCTCTTAAGCGGTTGTCCCGCATTAGCATTAGGCCTTTTATCCACCCTGCGCCCTCGGTAATGATCGATGCCACTGCTGATGAAGCCGCCTCAGCCTGCCTTTCTTGTCGCTGGGTGTGGGTCACCGGCAGGGATAGTCGGTTGATTGGCTGGCTGGATCGGACGGCGTTGAAACCAGGCGTATTCTCGGCGGATGTCATGGAGAAAGTGGCGGTGGCAGACCTGGCGGTGACCGACACGGCATCATTCAGGGAAGCGTTGTCGCGAATGCTTAGCCAGGGCATCAAGAATTTGCCGGTGGTTGATAGTGAAGAGCGTTTATTAGGTGAAGTGCGCATGAGCGATGTCGAAAAAGCCACCGCCGAGACTGAACCGTGA
- a CDS encoding type IV pilus twitching motility protein PilT, producing the protein MTVPLEKLLEFIVARNATDLHLTVPSVPVLRIDGELIPLPEIPPLTPEEIEKIFERITTEDQRSVFKERRELDFTYSMSGISRFRVSALRQRGSISLAIRPVPFKIPSIDELELPQICKSLVTKPRGLILVTGAAGTGKSTTLAAMINHLNEIVKRNIVTVEDPIEFLFPNKQCLIRQRDLGDDTHSFSKALIHNLRHDPDVLVIGEMRDLDTMSTAITAAETGHLVIATLHTVDAAQTIDRVVDVFPPEQQRQVRYQLSQVLLAVLSQRLLHRARGGRIAAFEIMLNNPVVSRLIREEKIFDLQANIEVSLKEGMQTMDQALADLIKRKVITRDEGMLYSTMPSRLQQLLQAERGTVY; encoded by the coding sequence ATGACTGTACCTTTAGAGAAACTATTGGAATTCATCGTTGCCCGGAACGCCACCGACCTCCACCTCACTGTTCCGTCTGTTCCAGTATTGCGCATCGACGGCGAACTGATTCCTTTACCGGAAATACCTCCGCTAACACCGGAGGAGATCGAAAAAATATTTGAGCGTATCACCACCGAAGATCAACGCTCAGTCTTCAAAGAACGCCGGGAATTGGATTTCACCTACAGCATGAGTGGCATATCTCGATTTCGCGTTAGCGCCTTACGCCAACGCGGTTCCATCAGCCTGGCGATCCGGCCGGTTCCCTTTAAGATACCCAGTATCGATGAGTTGGAACTGCCTCAGATTTGTAAATCACTGGTAACGAAACCTCGAGGCCTGATTTTGGTTACGGGAGCGGCGGGTACGGGAAAATCCACTACCCTTGCGGCCATGATTAACCATCTCAACGAGATAGTGAAACGGAACATCGTCACGGTGGAAGATCCTATCGAATTCCTTTTTCCCAACAAGCAGTGCCTTATCCGTCAACGCGATCTTGGCGACGATACCCATTCTTTTTCCAAAGCACTGATCCACAACCTTCGACACGATCCCGACGTTCTGGTGATCGGTGAGATGCGGGATCTTGACACCATGAGCACCGCCATTACCGCCGCTGAAACCGGTCACCTGGTGATCGCTACATTACATACAGTTGATGCCGCACAGACCATCGACCGTGTTGTAGATGTGTTTCCACCGGAGCAGCAGCGGCAGGTCCGTTATCAGTTGTCCCAGGTGCTTCTAGCTGTCCTTTCGCAACGGTTGTTACACCGGGCCAGAGGCGGACGAATCGCCGCTTTTGAGATAATGCTCAATAATCCGGTGGTTTCTCGGCTCATCCGCGAGGAGAAGATATTTGACTTGCAGGCTAATATCGAAGTCAGTCTTAAAGAAGGCATGCAAACCATGGATCAGGCATTGGCTGATCTTATTAAGCGCAAGGTGATTACTCGCGATGAAGGCATGCTCTACAGCACCATGCCATCCAGGCTGCAACAACTATTACAGGCGGAGCGAGGAACGGTCTATTAG
- a CDS encoding aspartate carbamoyltransferase catalytic subunit, translated as MVNETIAPSRTSDWNHRHLLDVDDFTPEEFELVFRTADAMSEILARPIKKVPALRGQTVVNLFYENSTRTRASFEIAAKNLSADVLNITASASSVAKGESLIDTLKTLEALGANIIVMRHLHSGAPYLAAKHSKANIINAGDGWHAHPTQALLDLFTIRKHKGSLNGLKATIVGDVRHSRVAHSNIWGMTRLGMEVTVCGPPTLLPYGLDEPGEYFPKTKVETDVEKAIEGADVVMALRLQRERQQSGLLPSVREYIQRYQITPGRLKKAAKGVLVMHPGPVNEDIELATESAYGEQSVINEQVQNGVAVRMAILYLLSGRQSEL; from the coding sequence ATGGTTAACGAAACGATCGCACCATCGAGAACCAGCGACTGGAATCATCGTCACTTGCTGGACGTGGACGACTTCACGCCGGAGGAGTTCGAGTTGGTCTTCCGAACCGCCGACGCCATGAGCGAAATCCTGGCCCGCCCGATTAAAAAGGTGCCGGCGCTCCGCGGCCAGACGGTGGTCAACCTCTTCTACGAAAACAGCACCCGCACCCGCGCGTCTTTTGAGATCGCCGCCAAAAACCTGTCTGCCGACGTGCTTAATATCACCGCTTCGGCATCGAGCGTCGCCAAGGGCGAGAGCCTGATCGATACGTTAAAAACCCTCGAGGCTTTGGGAGCTAACATCATCGTCATGCGACACCTTCACTCCGGCGCGCCTTACCTGGCCGCCAAACACAGTAAGGCCAATATTATCAACGCCGGCGACGGCTGGCACGCCCACCCCACACAGGCGCTACTCGACCTCTTCACTATCCGGAAACACAAAGGCAGCCTCAATGGACTCAAAGCAACCATCGTCGGTGATGTCCGCCACAGCCGGGTGGCCCACTCCAACATCTGGGGCATGACACGGCTCGGTATGGAAGTCACCGTCTGCGGACCGCCGACGCTGCTGCCTTACGGCCTCGATGAACCCGGCGAATATTTCCCCAAGACAAAAGTCGAGACCGATGTCGAAAAGGCGATCGAAGGCGCTGACGTGGTCATGGCTTTGAGATTACAGCGGGAACGCCAGCAGAGCGGTTTGCTGCCTTCCGTACGCGAGTACATTCAGCGCTATCAAATAACCCCCGGACGGCTGAAAAAGGCGGCTAAAGGCGTGCTGGTGATGCACCCCGGTCCGGTCAATGAAGACATCGAACTGGCGACGGAATCGGCTTACGGTGAGCAATCGGTGATCAACGAGCAAGTTCAAAACGGCGTAGCGGTACGTATGGCTATCCTGTATCTCCTTAGCGGCAGGCAGAGTGAACTATGA
- a CDS encoding ABC transporter permease: MALTGSLFGLGSLAAGWFTLKANRLAEGDYLNLHSAAGWGGTLLLLTLWIICLSLALSRRGRRVYLALGISVSVILIASSVLVSITSSNLLEGSAASARVSLGGGVWLTLFASYIVIFAAYRGLSATPWAQRLVAVTGVAVLLAMILGGAFDQLSVMREYIAQQERFGQELGRHIFLVTISVAAASLGGVLLGIWAARQRKAEKYIFGVTNITQTIPSLALFGLLIAPLSALSFQFPVLRELGIRGIGAAPAIIALFIYSLLPIVRNTYISLRQIDPGVLEAGRGMGMSRSQLFRRIEIPLATPLVLEGLRIASVQAVGLAAVAALIGAGGLGWFIFQGLGQAAPDMILLGTLPIIFMAVVVDGLMRLAVNLGSPRGLKRSD, translated from the coding sequence GTGGCTCTTACTGGCAGTTTGTTCGGCCTCGGATCGCTGGCTGCCGGGTGGTTCACCTTGAAAGCCAACCGGCTGGCTGAAGGGGATTATCTGAATTTGCACTCGGCTGCCGGCTGGGGCGGTACGCTGCTACTCCTGACCCTGTGGATTATTTGCCTGAGCCTGGCGCTGAGCCGGCGGGGGAGACGCGTATACCTGGCGTTAGGGATTTCGGTTAGTGTCATTTTGATCGCCAGCTCCGTCCTTGTCAGCATCACGAGCTCTAACCTGCTGGAAGGGTCTGCCGCCTCAGCCCGGGTATCGCTGGGTGGCGGCGTGTGGCTTACCCTTTTTGCGTCTTACATCGTAATTTTCGCAGCTTACCGGGGACTGTCCGCCACACCATGGGCACAGCGCCTGGTAGCCGTCACAGGTGTCGCTGTCTTGCTGGCCATGATTCTGGGCGGCGCCTTCGATCAGCTATCCGTAATGCGGGAATACATCGCTCAACAGGAACGCTTCGGTCAGGAACTGGGACGACACATTTTTCTGGTAACGATCAGCGTGGCCGCGGCCAGCCTGGGAGGGGTGCTGTTGGGCATCTGGGCGGCGCGGCAGCGCAAAGCGGAAAAGTATATCTTTGGCGTGACCAATATTACTCAGACCATACCCAGCCTGGCGCTTTTTGGCCTGTTGATCGCCCCGCTGTCGGCGTTGTCCTTCCAATTCCCGGTATTACGTGAATTGGGTATACGTGGTATCGGGGCGGCGCCGGCCATTATCGCGCTGTTCATCTATTCCCTGCTGCCCATCGTCCGCAACACCTATATCAGCCTGCGCCAGATCGATCCGGGCGTCCTCGAAGCCGGCCGGGGCATGGGCATGAGCCGCAGCCAGCTTTTCCGGCGTATAGAAATTCCGCTGGCAACCCCATTGGTGCTGGAAGGTCTGCGTATCGCTTCGGTTCAGGCTGTCGGTCTGGCGGCGGTGGCGGCGCTCATCGGAGCCGGCGGTCTAGGGTGGTTCATTTTTCAAGGCCTGGGGCAGGCGGCGCCGGACATGATACTGCTGGGGACACTGCCCATTATCTTCATGGCGGTGGTAGTAGACGGATTGATGCGTTTGGCGGTTAACCTGGGGTCACCTCGAGGCTTGAAACGGAGCGATTGA
- a CDS encoding dihydroorotase: MKSILIENGHLIDPAQDIDDRFNIAVIDGKIAWIGTGEPPKGDYRVIDATGKIIAPGFIDLHTHLRQPGFENKETVSTGTNAAARGGFTTVCAMPNTSPAIDNRATVDYVKYVTSIEAAVRVLPIGCISKGRKGENLAELGEMADAGVIGFSDDGSSVPGARLLKQAMEYCTALDLPVIEHCEDMSLAEGGQVNEGVIATRLGLAGIPNAAEDTIVARDIALAELTGARLHLCHISTKGAVELIRQAKAGGIKVTAEVTPHHLTLTEDRTLGYDTNAKVNPPLRAQADIDALIEGLLDGTVDAIATDHAPHSFNDKCCEFSLAPFGISGLETAFGSLMKLVHGGKLPLKLIIEKLTAAPVYIIGDKHGINGSLKVGGPADIVILDPDAEWRVDTSKFASKGKNTPLAGTTLKGKVTVTIFGGTVAYQEENKDNT, translated from the coding sequence ATGAAAAGCATCTTGATTGAAAACGGGCATCTCATCGATCCCGCCCAGGACATCGACGACAGGTTCAACATCGCAGTAATCGACGGCAAGATCGCATGGATCGGTACCGGTGAGCCGCCCAAGGGGGATTATCGGGTCATCGATGCTACCGGAAAAATCATCGCTCCCGGTTTCATCGACCTGCACACCCACCTGCGCCAGCCTGGGTTCGAAAACAAAGAGACCGTCTCAACAGGGACGAACGCGGCGGCGCGGGGCGGCTTCACCACCGTCTGCGCTATGCCTAACACCAGCCCGGCCATCGACAATCGCGCGACTGTCGATTATGTCAAATACGTTACTTCCATCGAAGCGGCGGTGAGGGTGCTCCCCATCGGCTGCATCAGCAAGGGACGAAAAGGTGAAAACCTGGCTGAACTGGGTGAAATGGCTGACGCCGGGGTGATCGGTTTTTCCGACGACGGATCGAGCGTGCCGGGCGCACGCTTGCTTAAACAGGCCATGGAATATTGCACCGCACTTGACCTGCCGGTGATCGAACATTGCGAAGACATGAGTTTAGCCGAAGGCGGCCAGGTCAACGAAGGCGTCATCGCCACCCGGTTGGGATTAGCCGGCATCCCCAACGCCGCGGAGGACACTATCGTCGCCCGCGACATCGCGCTGGCTGAGCTGACCGGAGCCCGGCTGCACCTGTGCCACATCAGCACTAAAGGCGCCGTAGAACTAATCCGCCAGGCTAAAGCAGGCGGCATAAAAGTCACCGCCGAGGTCACCCCCCACCATCTCACCCTGACTGAGGACCGGACACTGGGCTACGACACCAACGCCAAGGTCAATCCGCCGCTACGGGCGCAGGCCGACATCGATGCCCTGATCGAGGGTTTACTGGACGGGACTGTCGATGCCATCGCCACCGACCATGCCCCGCACTCGTTCAATGATAAATGTTGTGAATTCAGCCTGGCGCCGTTCGGCATCTCCGGCCTGGAAACAGCCTTCGGCAGCCTCATGAAACTGGTGCACGGCGGCAAATTGCCGTTGAAACTCATCATCGAAAAGCTGACCGCGGCGCCGGTATACATCATCGGTGACAAGCACGGCATCAATGGCAGTCTGAAAGTCGGCGGCCCGGCGGATATTGTGATTCTCGACCCGGATGCCGAATGGAGAGTCGATACTAGCAAGTTCGCCTCCAAGGGTAAAAATACGCCTCTCGCCGGAACAACGCTTAAAGGCAAGGTGACGGTTACCATCTTTGGCGGCACTGTGGCATATCAAGAAGAAAACAAGGATAACACATGA
- a CDS encoding ABC transporter substrate-binding protein → MKKLLCFALVMVTILAFIATGCSAKGTITVGSKIDTEGALLGQMIVLMLRDNGFDVNDRTGTGATSIVRNAIISSEIDIYPEYTGNGAFFFDETNSTVWHNAQQGWQRVKELDKAANDIEWLSSAPANNTWAIAVTRELAQSANLTSLDDLAAYVNDGGNFKLAGSAEFFDSEVAMPAFQAAYGFSLEPVQTIIVGSGDTAQTEQAASLGTDGVNAAMAYGTDGGIDAFNLVVLTDPRGVQPVYEPAPIVRGSVLAQYPEIADILDPVFRSLDLVTLRTLNGKIVVDGESAAAVAKAYLESKGFLK, encoded by the coding sequence ATGAAAAAGCTACTTTGTTTCGCCTTGGTGATGGTTACCATATTGGCATTCATCGCCACAGGATGTTCTGCAAAAGGAACAATCACTGTCGGTTCCAAAATCGATACCGAGGGCGCTCTTTTGGGACAGATGATCGTCCTTATGCTGCGTGATAACGGCTTCGACGTTAATGATCGGACCGGCACCGGGGCGACTTCCATAGTGAGAAACGCCATCATTTCCAGTGAGATTGACATCTACCCAGAATACACCGGCAACGGTGCCTTCTTTTTTGACGAAACTAATTCAACCGTGTGGCATAACGCCCAGCAAGGCTGGCAACGGGTCAAGGAACTAGACAAGGCCGCGAACGACATCGAATGGCTGTCCTCGGCGCCAGCCAACAACACTTGGGCTATAGCCGTGACCAGGGAACTAGCCCAAAGCGCCAACCTGACCTCGCTGGACGATCTGGCCGCCTATGTAAACGATGGAGGTAATTTCAAGTTGGCTGGTTCCGCCGAATTCTTCGACAGCGAGGTGGCCATGCCCGCTTTTCAGGCAGCCTACGGCTTTAGCCTTGAGCCCGTCCAGACAATCATCGTGGGCAGCGGCGATACGGCCCAGACCGAGCAGGCCGCCTCCCTCGGCACCGACGGGGTAAACGCCGCCATGGCCTACGGCACAGATGGCGGCATCGATGCTTTCAACCTGGTGGTGTTGACCGATCCCCGCGGCGTCCAACCGGTTTATGAACCGGCACCCATCGTCCGCGGTTCGGTACTAGCCCAGTATCCGGAGATCGCCGACATCCTCGATCCGGTCTTCCGCTCGCTGGACTTGGTAACCTTACGAACTCTTAACGGCAAAATCGTCGTTGACGGGGAGTCGGCCGCGGCGGTCGCCAAAGCCTACCTGGAATCAAAGGGTTTCCTAAAATAA
- the pyrR gene encoding bifunctional pyr operon transcriptional regulator/uracil phosphoribosyltransferase PyrR, translating into MPEKTVMTAEDMRRTLSRIAHEIAERNKDTSSLVLVGMRTRGVPLADRLASLISEFEGVKVPVGALDFSLYRDDLNRGNFNPQVKSTDIPVSIDDKVIILVDDVLYTGRSTRASMDALIDFGRPRVIQLAVLIDRGHRELPIRADYVGKNIPSAATENIRVKLAEIDQIDEVVISSGERHG; encoded by the coding sequence ATGCCCGAAAAAACGGTAATGACCGCCGAGGACATGCGACGGACGTTGTCACGCATCGCGCACGAGATCGCCGAACGAAACAAAGACACCTCATCACTGGTGCTGGTGGGCATGCGCACCCGCGGTGTACCGCTGGCTGATCGATTGGCGTCGCTGATCAGCGAATTCGAGGGTGTCAAAGTGCCGGTGGGAGCACTCGATTTCAGCTTATACCGCGATGACCTGAACCGGGGCAATTTTAACCCCCAGGTCAAATCCACCGATATTCCGGTCAGCATCGACGACAAGGTCATCATCCTGGTGGATGACGTGCTGTACACCGGACGCTCCACTCGCGCCTCGATGGACGCACTCATCGACTTCGGACGGCCGCGGGTCATCCAATTGGCGGTTCTAATCGACCGCGGCCACCGGGAACTTCCGATCCGCGCCGATTATGTGGGCAAGAATATCCCTTCCGCCGCCACCGAGAATATCAGGGTAAAGCTGGCCGAAATCGACCAAATTGATGAAGTGGTCATTTCATCCGGTGAGCGGCATGGTTAA
- a CDS encoding ABC transporter permease, which translates to MKQRLRAWVLLGLAIFLFGIIIANPEWWQSALRYFFPDEAQVVYLRASLVQLTGEHLKLVAISSGMTIAVGLPLGIWVTRRSGLSFQPIANNLVSIGQTFPPVAVLALAVPVLGFGLKPTVFALFLYGMLPVVRNTIAGLQAVPAASLDAAYGLGMSRPQALFRIEIPLAARVIIAGIRISVIINIGTAMIGAVIGAGGLGSPVVAGLVQDNIAYILQGVVPAAFLAIIADRILANVESLFDYGDDGR; encoded by the coding sequence GTGAAACAGCGCCTTCGAGCCTGGGTTCTACTGGGTCTGGCCATCTTCCTGTTCGGCATTATCATCGCCAATCCGGAGTGGTGGCAAAGTGCTCTGCGGTATTTTTTTCCGGACGAGGCGCAGGTTGTCTATCTCCGTGCCTCGCTAGTACAACTTACCGGTGAGCACCTTAAACTGGTAGCTATTTCCAGCGGCATGACGATCGCGGTTGGGTTACCCCTGGGTATTTGGGTAACAAGGCGTTCCGGTCTGAGTTTTCAGCCGATAGCGAATAACCTGGTTTCTATCGGGCAAACTTTTCCGCCGGTCGCGGTGCTGGCCCTTGCAGTGCCGGTGCTGGGGTTCGGTCTCAAGCCTACCGTTTTCGCACTTTTTCTTTACGGCATGCTGCCAGTGGTCAGGAACACCATCGCCGGTCTCCAAGCGGTACCGGCAGCTTCCCTGGACGCTGCTTACGGCCTGGGTATGAGCCGCCCCCAGGCCCTTTTCAGAATCGAGATACCCCTGGCTGCCCGTGTGATAATAGCCGGTATCCGTATATCGGTCATCATAAACATCGGCACGGCTATGATTGGCGCCGTCATCGGCGCCGGTGGCCTCGGTTCGCCGGTAGTCGCCGGGCTGGTGCAGGACAACATCGCCTATATCCTGCAGGGAGTGGTGCCCGCGGCTTTTCTGGCAATCATCGCCGACCGGATATTGGCAAACGTGGAGTCTCTGTTCGACTACGGTGATGATGGAAGATAA